Genomic DNA from Armatimonadota bacterium:
CCGCCCGTTGTTTCAATTCCTGTGGGGTCCCTGACGCGATGATTCGTCCGTGCGACATGAAAGCCACGCGGCGGCACCGCTCCGCCTCGTCCATATAGGGAGTGCTGACCACGATTGTGACGCCTTTCCGGGGAAGGTCATACAGAATCCCCCAGAAGTCACGGCGCGAGACAGGATCCACGCCGGTCGTCGGCTCATCGAGAAACACAACCCGTGGGGTGTGCAGCAGCGTACAGGACAGCGCCAATTTCTGTTTCATCCCACCGCTGAGGTTGCCCGCAAGGCGATCTTTGAACGGTATCATCCGGCTGGCCTGCAGCAGTTCATTGGCGCTGGCCTGCCATTCTCCGTCCGGCACGGAGTACATCGCCGCCACGAACTCCAGATTCTCCCAAACGGTTAGGTCCGAATACTGGGCAAAGGTCTGGCTCAGGTAGCCGATATGTCGCTTTGCCGCCTCCGGATTGCCAAGCACATCCTCGCCGCCCACCCACGCCCGGCCCGCGTCGGGCAGGAGGATGCCGCATAAAAGGCGAAAAGTCGTGGTCTTTCCCGCCCCGTCCGGCCCAACCAGCCCGAATACCTCTCCCGGTGGAATCTCCAGGTCGAGCCCCGCGACGGCCGGCCGCCCGCGAAACGCCTTTGAGAGACCTTCCGCGTAAACCGCCTGTTCAGTTGCTCCGGTTTGGGCCATCGCTGGAATAGTGCCTTCTCACCATACGCTTCGGGCAACCGCGAGGGATGCGGGCGAGGCGCCCGCGCAACGGTCGGTGCCCTCGGCGCGCAGCCCTTTACTAGGGCTCACCGGTTCGGCAGAACCACGTGCGCCGGCATGCCTGGCTTCAGACGTCCGTCCGGGTTATCGATGGCGACCTTCACCCAGTACACCTGCTGCAGCCTTTGATCGCGGGTCTCCACGTTCTTAGGCGTGAACTCCGCTTCGGTGGCGACTTCCGTCACCTTCCCCCTGAAGGTCCCTTCGGTAACGTCCGTATCGATAGTTCCTTTGTCGCCCACTTTCACCTTCCCGAAGCTCCGGAACGGCAGGTACACCCTGACGTAGGCATGCCCAACGTCCAGCATCTTTACGATGGGCAGCCCCGCAGAGACGACTTCGCCCTCACGCGCCACAATCGTCGATATCTGCCCATCGCCTGGCGCCTTCACCAGGGCCTCGGCAAGATGCCTTTGAGCCAGGGTGACGGCCCCCTCGGCTGCCTGCCATTGCCCCTTTGCCGCCGCCACGGCATCGGCCGTGTTGCCCGCCTCAAGCAACAACAGGTTCTGCCGCGCTGCGTCAGCCTGTCCTCTCGCGGCCGCCACCGCCGCTGCCGAGGAATCCCGCAGCGTTCGTGACTGAATTCGGTCAGCCCACGCGGTCTGGGCGTTCGTCAGGGCCTGACGCGCCCCTTCCAGTTGCGCTGCGACCTGTCGGGCCTGAGCCTCCGCCGCGTCTTTCTGTTTCGAGGTGGCGGCCTTCGCCGTCTGGGCGGAAATCACGCCTTGCCTGGCCGCCAATCGGTCCTTTAGCGCACGCGTGGCGTTATCCAGTCCCGCCTTGGCCGCCGTCGCCTGGGCCTCCGCGGTGTCCAGACCGGCCTTCGCGGTGTCCAGCGCCAACCGCGAGTTGTCCATATCGCGTTTCGCGACGGCGCCCTGAGTGAACAGACCGGTGATCCGGTCGTAGTCCGCGCGAGAGGTAGCCATTGCTGTGAGGGCGCGCTCCCGTGCCGCGCGCGCTGAATCGTACTGCCCCTGCGCCGCGTCCCGCGCTTGCCGGAGTTCCGTCACAGCGTCCAGTTCCTCTTGAGCCGTCGCCAGCGTATCACCCGCCCCGGAAGCCGTCGCTCCCGCCGCCTGCGCCGTTCTAAGGGCCGCTGAATATTGCGCGGTCAGGGCGCGTACCTGCGCCTCCGCCGCTGTCAAAGATTGCTTTACGTCAGTTGCATGGCTGAACGCGATCTCAGCATTCACGAGGTTCGTCCGCGCGCCGGCATACGTGGCCTCCGCCGCCGCTGCCTGTGCCCGTGCGGCCGCTATTTGCTGCGCCCGCGAACCAGACTTGATGTTCAGGTACGTATTCAGGGCCGCATCACGCTGGCCGACGGCTTGCCGAAGCTGCGCCCGCAGGTCCCGATCGTCAAGCCGCGCGATCACCTGCCCAGCCTTGACCTTGTCGCCCTCTGCCACCAACACCTTCTCGATCCGCCCCGCCACTTGCGGGCCGACCTCGATCTCGGTCGCCTCCACCGTGCCGCTGGCTTCGGGCGGCGCGAGCGCGGCGCGCCGGTCCTGTATCCAGTTGTACGCAATGACTCCAACGATTGCGACGGCCAGAATTAGCGGGATCATCTTGCGGTTGAATTTCGGTTTCGCCATTTATTCATTCTCCGGGCGGGAGGCCACACCGTGTACGAACACTTCCACGAACGTCTCGATGACGACGTCTTCGGAGTGCGGGATGACGTGCCGGAACATCGGGGCGCCAATCGTGCGCGCGAACAGGAGGGCGAGGAACATATGGGCAAAGAGTATCGGATCCCCCGGCCCGACTTCGCCGGTATCCTGCCGGTGCGCGAAGAACGCACCGAGCAGTCTGATAGCCGCCAGGGGGCGCTTTGCGAGAAATGGCTCCTGTTCCGGATGGCTGGACACCTCCATCAACTGAACGCGCATCAACAACTGAACCTCCCGCATAGCCGCCATGGCGTTCCTGGCGACCGCGCACAGATCCGTGTAAAGGTCACCTGTATCCGCCCCGGCGAAAAGGTGGTCGACGTTCTCGACGCTGGCGAACCGCTCGCCGAGCGCGTCCAGCAACCCCTGTTTGGTGCCGAATTGGCGGAAAAGGGTCAGTTCGCTTACGCCGGCCCGCTGGGCGACCGCGCGCGTCGTCATGCCCCGACTGCCGCGCTGTGTGTAAATGTGCGCCGCCGCGATCAGCAATCTTTCTCGAGTATCAGGTTCCTGCGTGTTCATCTGTCTGTGCGTAAGCAATTACTTACACACAAGATACCCTGCCCCGCCACCCGACGTCAACCCCAACCTCGTGAAAGACACCCGATTTTATCCGGCCGCAGGCGGCGCCGCGCGAGACGGAAGCCTTGCCGTACGGCCGCTCAGCGCCCCGGCGAAAATTCGCCCATGTGTGTTGCGTTGTGTTATAATTTATACAGGTTCCTTGTAAAGGGGGATCGGGAAAGACGATGCGGAGCAACTGCCATCCATATCTATGTGAAGGCGCGTTTTCAGCGGTCGGGTTAGTCCGTCTGCCTCGGGAATCGCGTGCCTTCACGATACGCACGCGTAGTTACACCCCGGTTATACCCGTTTCCACGAATACGGCCCGCCGCGTCTAGCACGCGACGGGCCTTTTCCGTTTTGGTTGTAAGGCACTTGTGCACAGCGCCAGGCGCCCGCGCAGCCGGGATGCCGGCCCCAAGGGCAGGGGCGGCGGAGAGTACTAAATGACAGGCGAAGTACTGGTTCTAAACAACGACTATGAACCCCTTAACGTGTGCAACGCACGTCGGGCCATTAACCTGGTGTTTCGGGGGAAGGCTGACGTTTTGCACCACCACGACCGGCCGGTATCTACCATGCAGGGCGCATGGCCGCGGCCGACGGTCGTCAAATTGAAGCATCACGTAAAGCGCCCGTACCCGGAACTGCGGCTTTCCCGCCGCGGTATCTTCGCGCGGGACGGGCACGTGTGCGTGTACTGTGGATCGCCGCGTGAACTCACGCTCGACCACGTGATACCGCGCCGCCTCGGCGGTATGACAACCTGGGATAACCTGGTTGCATGCTGCCGGCCCTGTAACATCAGGAAAGGCGACAAGACGCCGGCTCAGTGGGGCATCCAGCCGGCGCGCGTTCCGCGGAAGCCGCGGTACGTGCCTTTCATCAGCCTTGCGAAGTTCCTCGACAGCCGCCAGAACGAAACCTGGCGCGATTACCTGCCGGCATTCGCTGAACTCGACGGCATGTAACACCGGAAGGTTTACGATACCGCTCTGCCTGGGAGTGCGGCCCGTGAGGACCGCACTCCGGGCCGAACGCGCACCCCCTTGCCATCAGAGACGCAGCCTGTCTACCGATATAGGTACTGATGGACATGCATGACCAGATAGATATCGCCGCCGGAATCCCCGCGACCAACGGCGGTCCGCCCGTCTACTATCGGCCGGAACTACCCGCGGAGCGCCGCCTGCGGCGTCGGGGGCCGGTACGCTCGCTCCTCCCGTACCTGGGGCCGGCCTTCATGGTCAGCGTGGGGTACATGGATCCCGGCAACTGGGGCACCAATATCGCCGCCGGCGCCGGGTTCGGGTACGCGCTGCTCTGGGTGTTGCTGATGAGCAACCTCATGGCCCTCCTCCTCCAGACTCTCGCGGCGAAGCTGGGAATCGTGAGCGGCAAGACGCTGGCGGAAATGTGCCGCGATGAGTTCTCCCCCGGCGTGACCTTCTTCCTCTGGGTGGTCATCGAGATCGCCATGATGGCGACCGACCTCGCCGAGTTCCTCGGCGCGGCCCTGGGATTCACCATTCTCTTCCATTGGCCGCTTCTCTGGAGCGGGCTGGCGACGGCCATCGTGGTCTACCTGATCCTGGGGCTGTACCGCTTCGGTTATCGTTACGTTGAACTCGCCATCGCGGGCCTCGTGGCTATCATCGCCCTCGCGTATGTGGTTGAGCTCTTCTACGTGAAGCCCGATTGGATGGCGGTGGTGCATGGCACGCTGATCCCCAGAGTACCCAACGCTGCAGCGCTTCTGGTGGCCATCGGCATGCTGGGCGCCACGGTGATGCCGCATAACCTCTTCCTGCACAGCGGATTGGTTCAGGCGAGACAGCCGAAAGAGCGCAAGGGCCTCGGCAACCACCGCAATCACAGCGGCTGGCGCGACCTTCACACGAAGAAGCTCTTCCGCCTGGCGATCATCGACTCGATTTTCGCGATGAACGGCGCGTGGCTGGTTAATTCGGCCATGGTCATCGTCGCGGCCGCCGCGTTCTACTACCACAAGCCGCCTCTGAACGTGACGTCGATTCGCGACGCTCACTCCACGATGGCCTTCCTCTTCGGGGCAGGCTCTCCGCTGGTGTTCGGTGTTGCGCTGCTGGCGGCCGGGATTTCGTCCAGCGCCACGGGCACGCTTGCGGGGCAGATTGTGTTCGAGGGGTTTCTGCACCGGAAAGTGAACGTATTTCTTCGGCGCTTCGTGACGATGGTACCCGCGCTGTGCGTGTTGGCGCTGATGGAGTACCGCCCGAAGGTGGTGAGTGATGTATCGGTTCTCGTGTGGAGCCAGGTGTGCCTGTCATTCGCCCTGCCGTTCGCGATCGTCCCGCTCATCATGTTCACGCGCCGGAAGGACCTCATGGGGGAGCACGCCAACCTGCCGCTGACCAATCTGGTGGCATACTTTGTGGCCGCCGTCATCATCGCGCTGAACGTGTACCTGCTGTATTCGACGTTCGCGGGGTAGCCCGCCTGATTCGTGACGCCCAAACCTACCACGGAGGCTCACGGAGGGCACGGAGGAACACGGAGGAAGCGATGAATTGGGAATGCAGAATACCGACCGGCGTAGCGCGGGCGCCCTCGCCCGTTTCACGGTAGGGGCGGCGTCCTCGCCGCCCATCGGGGCGTCCGGAGCCCCCCTACCCCCCAATGCTGGGGGACCAAACGGGGAGGGTGGCACGATGTGGCGCCGGCCTCCGTGCCGGCGTTCGTTCTCACGGTAGGGGCGGCGGGGGTGCCGGGCATTGCAAATTGAAAAATGCAAAATGCAAATATCAAAATGCCCGATCGGACCTACAGCCTCGGCCGTTTCACGGTAGGGGCGGCGTCCCCGCCGCCCTCCGGAGCCCTCACCCCAGCCTTCTCCCCAGGGAGAGGGAGCACGTCTGCCCCATCTGATCGATTTTCCGTATAGCCCAAAGCCAGATTCCGGTTCCCCCTCGCCCGCAGGGAGAGGGGGTTAGGGGGTTAGGGCTTCGGTGATTCTGGCCAGTACCGCCTCAATATCGCCGGTCACTTCGTCATTCGTCACGCGAAGCACCGCGAAACCATTCGCCACCGCCCACTCATCGCGCACCGAATCGCGCTCGGCTTGCTGCGCGTGAATTCCGCCGTCCACCTCGACGATCAGCGCCGCGGAGTGGCAATAGAAGTCTGCGATGAATGGCCCGACGTTGTGTTGGCGCCGGAACTTCGCCTTGCCAAGCCGGTGGTCGCGGAGGCGCTCCCAGAGCAATTCCTCGGCGGGCGTCTGGTCGTGCCGAAGCTCCCGAGCGCGTGAAAGGAGTGGGTCTTGTATCCTCCGGGCACGTCCGGCCAAGATCGATTGTTCATCGGTAGTCGGCATGGTGGCGGCCCTCACCGCCCCGTATAGGAGAATACGACGGCCAAATATGGCATGGAGTCCGGCCGTACGCCGCGTGGGGCCCTCACCCCTCGCCCTCTCCCCGGGGGAGAGGGAGCGCGTTTGCTAGAATCGTCCAGTTTGTCGTTTCCGCGAAACCTATTCCGGTTCCCCCTCGCCCGCAGGGAGGGGGGGCTAGTGGGTGAGGGCTTCGGGACG
This window encodes:
- a CDS encoding Nramp family divalent metal transporter, which produces MHDQIDIAAGIPATNGGPPVYYRPELPAERRLRRRGPVRSLLPYLGPAFMVSVGYMDPGNWGTNIAAGAGFGYALLWVLLMSNLMALLLQTLAAKLGIVSGKTLAEMCRDEFSPGVTFFLWVVIEIAMMATDLAEFLGAALGFTILFHWPLLWSGLATAIVVYLILGLYRFGYRYVELAIAGLVAIIALAYVVELFYVKPDWMAVVHGTLIPRVPNAAALLVAIGMLGATVMPHNLFLHSGLVQARQPKERKGLGNHRNHSGWRDLHTKKLFRLAIIDSIFAMNGAWLVNSAMVIVAAAAFYYHKPPLNVTSIRDAHSTMAFLFGAGSPLVFGVALLAAGISSSATGTLAGQIVFEGFLHRKVNVFLRRFVTMVPALCVLALMEYRPKVVSDVSVLVWSQVCLSFALPFAIVPLIMFTRRKDLMGEHANLPLTNLVAYFVAAVIIALNVYLLYSTFAG
- a CDS encoding HlyD family efflux transporter periplasmic adaptor subunit; translated protein: MAKPKFNRKMIPLILAVAIVGVIAYNWIQDRRAALAPPEASGTVEATEIEVGPQVAGRIEKVLVAEGDKVKAGQVIARLDDRDLRAQLRQAVGQRDAALNTYLNIKSGSRAQQIAAARAQAAAAEATYAGARTNLVNAEIAFSHATDVKQSLTAAEAQVRALTAQYSAALRTAQAAGATASGAGDTLATAQEELDAVTELRQARDAAQGQYDSARAARERALTAMATSRADYDRITGLFTQGAVAKRDMDNSRLALDTAKAGLDTAEAQATAAKAGLDNATRALKDRLAARQGVISAQTAKAATSKQKDAAEAQARQVAAQLEGARQALTNAQTAWADRIQSRTLRDSSAAAVAAARGQADAARQNLLLLEAGNTADAVAAAKGQWQAAEGAVTLAQRHLAEALVKAPGDGQISTIVAREGEVVSAGLPIVKMLDVGHAYVRVYLPFRSFGKVKVGDKGTIDTDVTEGTFRGKVTEVATEAEFTPKNVETRDQRLQQVYWVKVAIDNPDGRLKPGMPAHVVLPNR
- a CDS encoding HNH endonuclease, with amino-acid sequence MTGEVLVLNNDYEPLNVCNARRAINLVFRGKADVLHHHDRPVSTMQGAWPRPTVVKLKHHVKRPYPELRLSRRGIFARDGHVCVYCGSPRELTLDHVIPRRLGGMTTWDNLVACCRPCNIRKGDKTPAQWGIQPARVPRKPRYVPFISLAKFLDSRQNETWRDYLPAFAELDGM
- a CDS encoding ABC transporter ATP-binding protein gives rise to the protein MAQTGATEQAVYAEGLSKAFRGRPAVAGLDLEIPPGEVFGLVGPDGAGKTTTFRLLCGILLPDAGRAWVGGEDVLGNPEAAKRHIGYLSQTFAQYSDLTVWENLEFVAAMYSVPDGEWQASANELLQASRMIPFKDRLAGNLSGGMKQKLALSCTLLHTPRVVFLDEPTTGVDPVSRRDFWGILYDLPRKGVTIVVSTPYMDEAERCRRVAFMSHGRIIASGTPQELKQRAGGDILVFDTDQPRAARDTLLGREGVLESVLFGDLLHVLTVDGLTAEPALRAALQGAGIGVRSVSPTEPGLEDIFVHLAAEAAAVHAVPGGQNGGRR
- a CDS encoding DUF559 domain-containing protein: MPTTDEQSILAGRARRIQDPLLSRARELRHDQTPAEELLWERLRDHRLGKAKFRRQHNVGPFIADFYCHSAALIVEVDGGIHAQQAERDSVRDEWAVANGFAVLRVTNDEVTGDIEAVLARITEALTP
- a CDS encoding TetR/AcrR family transcriptional regulator, encoding MNTQEPDTRERLLIAAAHIYTQRGSRGMTTRAVAQRAGVSELTLFRQFGTKQGLLDALGERFASVENVDHLFAGADTGDLYTDLCAVARNAMAAMREVQLLMRVQLMEVSSHPEQEPFLAKRPLAAIRLLGAFFAHRQDTGEVGPGDPILFAHMFLALLFARTIGAPMFRHVIPHSEDVVIETFVEVFVHGVASRPENE